The proteins below are encoded in one region of Apium graveolens cultivar Ventura chromosome 4, ASM990537v1, whole genome shotgun sequence:
- the LOC141720124 gene encoding uncharacterized protein LOC141720124 has product MSHTVVALPRLIELRSQYDNTLLRYVKEEGEVKGFVQFRGEQVGSADAKFEVQSSTNGNGLVHLRSCYNNKYLVLNENNNWIAAKAEKPEEDQSKRSCTLLRPTSVIGDPKKIRLTNVHLENYLCLWRAAAPYYGCVLAGGSGTDASYCDIFNVIDWQAMVFLPKYVTFEGDNGKFLQACWCEGHEYLQFSEAKIDDNPMRVGNEIVETTNGNICIRNLHWKKYWRLSPNWIWADSTTPTSYGTVFEPVQISDDTIALRNVANNLFCTRLTTEGKESCLNANSGTINSWAKLKVSELVISKKVENVNFRLMDARIYGESIVLMDSSSNTNQGNATQEQIFDLSYKVKTSSTWSSTVSLKASIETSFSVGLPLIMDGEVKVGFEVAGEYMWGETKEVEEGRTFNYKVMIPPKTKVTVRLMATRGTCDVPFSYTQRDVLYTGETVTTEMDDGVYTGVNSYSYYTDVKEEPLNIDHNIKAAGFKRVAKVSPSGEIIPI; this is encoded by the coding sequence ATGAGTCATACAGTAGTAGCTTTGCCAAGGCTTATTGAGCTGAGGTCGCAATATGACAATACGTTATTGCGATATGTAAAGGAAGAGGGGGAGGTGAAGGGGTTTGTTCAGTTTCGTGGTGAACAGGTAGGGAGCGCAGACGCAAAGTTTGAAGTCCAGAGCTCCACAAATGGGAATGGACTGGTTCACTTAAGAAGCTGTTACAACAACAAGTACCTGGTGTTGAACGAAAACAACAATTGGATTGCTGCCAAGGCTGAAAAGCCCGAGGAAGACCAATCCAAGCGTTCGTGTACACTGTTGAGGCCTACTTCGGTGATCGGGGATCCTAAAAAAATCCGACTTACTAATGTTCATCTTGAAAATTATCTGTGCTTGTGGCGAGCAGCTGCACCCTATTATGGATGCGTATTGGCAGGCGGCTCAGGTACGGATGCCTCGTACTGTGATATTTTTAATGTCATAGATTGGCAGGCAATGGTGTTTCTTCCCAAATATGTTACCTTTGAAGGTGATAATGGTAAATTTCTCCAAGCCTGCTGGTGTGAAGGTCATGAATATCTTCAGTTTTCGGAAGCTAAGATAGATGATAATCCAATGAGGGTGGGGAATGAGATTGTGGAGACTACCAACGGTAACATTTGCATACGTAACTTGCACTGGAAGAAATACTGGAGGTTAAGCCCAAACTGGATTTGGGCCGATTCAACAACTCCCACAAGTTATGGTACAGTTTTTGAGCCAGTTCAAATCAGCGACGACACAATTGCTCTAAGAAACGTAGCAAACAATTTATTCTGCACTAGGCTTACCACCGAAGGCAAAGAAAGCTGTCTTAATGCCAATTCTGGTACAATCAATAGCTGGGCTAAATTAAAGGTATCTGAGCTTGTCATTTCAAAGAAGGTCGAAAATGTCAACTTCCGGCTCATGGATGCAAGGATCTACGGTGAGTCTATCGTCTTGATGGACAGTTCATCTAACACTAATCAAGGCAATGCAACCCAGGAGCAGATATTTGATCTCTCATATAAAGTAAAGACGTCAAGTACTTGGAGCTCGACGGTCTCACTGAAGGCGAGTATTGAAACATCTTTTAGTGTAGGCCTTCCATTAATCATGGACGGCGAAGTTAAAGTGGGGTTTGAGGTTGCTGGAGAGTATATGTGGGGAGAAACTAAGGAAGTAGAGGAAGGTAGAACCTTTAACTACAAGGTTATGATTCCACCAAAGACAAAGGTGACGGTACGACTTATGGCAACCCGGGGTACTTGTGATGTTCCTTTTTCTTATACTCAGCGTGATGTCCTTTATACCGGGGAAACAGTTACCACTGAAATGGACGACGGGGTTTACACTGGCGTCAATAGCTATTCTTACTACACTGATGTCAAAGAGGAACCACTGAATATCGATCATAATATCAAAGCTGCAGGATTTAAGAGGGTTGCTAAAGTGTCACCGTCTGGTGAGATTATTCCTATCTAA